From Candidatus Nucleicultrix amoebiphila FS5, a single genomic window includes:
- the addB gene encoding double-strand break repair protein AddB, with protein sequence MDKGVFNVPGGETFLETLSQFLIHGAKQDPLHNAKTLIFLPTRRACRHLTENVGRLSQNHPIVLPRMIPITDIPNDLLPVHYQRDLVPAVNAFSRLGLLSKLVYEAGQKILGVSYNDAMQLASSLIELLDEAGDEGVQLTNFKKIVPEVYAEHWQKILNFFEVLTDKWPRILKEKNVMDPAYRRTIILEKLTESWQKEPPKTPIIGAGLTGTLPSVARLLKSIKDLPRGLILIPGLDHTLDEAHWQSLPYSHPQYALSRLLKIMDITRSDIKNWSLGSNVSSRQQLFQNIFHPYDLRNAKTKDLIEEGALKKITLLEVSNDEEEASSVAMILRGVLEAPQKTGALITPDRTLAKRVLVHLRRWGLSVDDSAGTRLCETLHGRFFALSAALLFKEFDSVTFLSFLKHPFCRFGMSTKLIRSQSRDFEKNYLRGKELKGDPSRIECYHSLWSRVVEDAQHAWQLQKQKATSLKFLIEVHVKFCDAASKRHQDETGFSLWQDDIGQASRDFFENLLKSASDFTDLRAEDYPGFLQNFLASERVRQPWGHHPRLFIYGPLEARLMRPDVVVLGGLNEGVWPKGKSESPWLSNTMKTQIGLPDSEQNIGFMAHDFCQFLQCDEVYLSRSQRSQGTPTFPSRWVLRLKTVLKGVDKESTIYPAQNWLGWRHLLDQPKEIVSVKRPKACPPVSARPKKLRVTQIDLLSKDPYGLYVDEILKLRPLSELGLELNEAFFGSVVHKVLEKSTKLKDLTLENLESLGMEFFAPHTRHPKVTYYWMPRFRKVAENFLKIITQRSHVKAIYAEIQGANEVIPGFTLTTKIDHLELHEGQAVKLIDYKTGKAPSYSEVQKQNALQLPLEGLLVQRGALSDRVSATKVIGLEYWQLQTEQDEAVVELGDVDHLIQEAQKRLRYLVEYYDDPSTAYRPPLTAEKTLYPHLARNAEWLSIL encoded by the coding sequence ATGGATAAGGGCGTATTCAATGTACCAGGAGGAGAGACTTTTTTAGAGACTTTGTCTCAATTTTTGATTCATGGCGCCAAGCAAGATCCCTTGCATAATGCAAAGACACTTATTTTTCTGCCTACCCGACGTGCGTGTCGCCATTTAACGGAGAATGTAGGACGTTTGAGTCAAAATCATCCTATCGTTTTACCGCGAATGATTCCTATTACAGATATTCCCAACGATTTGCTGCCCGTACACTATCAGCGTGATCTTGTCCCAGCTGTTAATGCTTTTTCTCGTTTAGGTCTTTTAAGTAAGCTTGTGTATGAAGCAGGACAAAAGATCTTAGGGGTCAGTTACAATGATGCTATGCAATTGGCGTCCTCACTGATTGAATTGTTAGATGAAGCTGGAGATGAGGGAGTACAGCTTACAAATTTCAAAAAAATTGTTCCGGAAGTTTATGCAGAACATTGGCAAAAAATTCTCAATTTTTTTGAAGTTTTAACGGATAAATGGCCGCGTATTCTAAAAGAAAAAAATGTTATGGATCCGGCATATCGACGTACAATTATTCTTGAAAAATTGACAGAGTCTTGGCAGAAAGAGCCTCCCAAAACTCCAATCATTGGGGCTGGATTAACTGGAACACTCCCGAGTGTTGCTCGGTTGTTGAAATCTATTAAAGATTTGCCGCGTGGCCTCATTTTGATACCCGGCCTTGATCACACTTTAGATGAGGCACATTGGCAAAGTTTGCCCTATTCCCATCCCCAGTATGCTCTTTCAAGACTCCTCAAAATCATGGATATCACACGATCAGATATTAAAAATTGGAGTCTTGGTTCTAACGTTTCCTCAAGACAGCAACTTTTTCAAAATATATTTCATCCCTATGACTTGAGAAATGCAAAAACAAAAGATCTCATCGAAGAAGGGGCATTAAAAAAAATAACGTTGCTTGAGGTTAGTAATGATGAAGAAGAAGCTTCAAGTGTGGCAATGATCTTAAGAGGAGTTTTAGAAGCTCCCCAAAAAACAGGAGCCTTGATCACGCCGGATCGTACCTTGGCCAAAAGAGTATTGGTGCATTTACGTCGCTGGGGATTGTCTGTAGATGATTCAGCAGGAACAAGGTTGTGTGAAACACTCCATGGACGATTCTTTGCTCTTTCAGCCGCGCTTCTCTTTAAGGAATTTGATAGTGTAACTTTTCTTAGTTTTCTCAAACATCCTTTTTGTCGCTTTGGGATGTCTACAAAACTGATCAGGTCTCAAAGCCGTGATTTTGAGAAAAATTATTTAAGGGGCAAAGAATTAAAGGGGGATCCTAGTAGGATCGAATGCTATCACTCACTATGGAGTCGGGTTGTTGAGGATGCTCAACATGCTTGGCAACTACAAAAACAGAAGGCGACAAGTCTTAAGTTTCTTATCGAAGTCCATGTGAAGTTTTGTGATGCTGCTTCCAAAAGACATCAAGATGAAACGGGATTCTCGCTTTGGCAAGATGATATTGGTCAAGCATCCCGTGATTTTTTTGAGAACTTGTTAAAATCTGCATCTGACTTTACAGACCTTCGCGCTGAAGATTACCCAGGATTTTTGCAAAACTTTTTAGCCTCTGAACGCGTTCGACAGCCCTGGGGTCATCACCCAAGACTTTTCATTTATGGTCCTTTAGAAGCGCGTCTTATGCGACCAGATGTGGTGGTGTTAGGAGGGCTTAATGAAGGAGTCTGGCCCAAGGGAAAATCAGAAAGTCCCTGGCTAAGTAACACGATGAAGACACAAATAGGTCTACCAGATTCTGAACAAAATATCGGATTTATGGCTCATGATTTCTGCCAGTTTTTGCAATGTGATGAAGTTTACTTGTCTCGTTCACAGCGCTCTCAAGGAACTCCTACTTTTCCATCTCGGTGGGTTTTACGTCTTAAGACTGTGCTCAAAGGTGTCGACAAAGAATCTACAATATACCCTGCGCAAAATTGGCTTGGATGGAGACATCTCCTTGATCAGCCAAAAGAAATTGTCTCAGTTAAGCGCCCGAAGGCATGTCCTCCAGTGAGTGCAAGACCCAAAAAACTACGTGTTACGCAAATCGATCTTTTGAGTAAAGATCCTTATGGACTTTATGTGGATGAGATTCTGAAGTTACGTCCTCTCTCTGAATTGGGTCTAGAGTTGAATGAGGCTTTTTTTGGATCAGTTGTCCATAAGGTTCTTGAAAAGTCCACAAAACTGAAAGATCTGACTCTAGAAAATTTAGAGAGTTTGGGAATGGAATTTTTCGCGCCCCACACGCGGCATCCAAAAGTCACTTATTATTGGATGCCCCGTTTTAGAAAAGTTGCAGAAAATTTTCTTAAAATCATAACGCAACGATCACATGTAAAAGCTATTTATGCTGAAATACAAGGGGCTAATGAAGTGATCCCAGGATTTACCCTGACAACAAAAATAGATCACCTAGAACTCCATGAAGGGCAGGCTGTTAAACTTATTGATTATAAAACCGGCAAAGCTCCTTCCTATTCTGAAGTGCAAAAACAAAACGCGCTACAATTACCGTTAGAGG
- the tsaE gene encoding tRNA (adenosine(37)-N6)-threonylcarbamoyltransferase complex ATPase subunit type 1 TsaE — translation MRIKPTSVKELYAFAAAVAEKSQPGDVLLLKGDLGAGKTEFSRGFVRALMGHEIDVPSPTFTLVQTYESTKALIWHFDLYRLKHSEEIWELGLEEALGGGIVLIEWPERLPKLELTNTLTLSMDAQDHSIELSGTGHWIKTIKTLENAHG, via the coding sequence ATGCGTATTAAACCCACTTCTGTAAAAGAGCTTTATGCTTTTGCTGCTGCAGTGGCTGAAAAGAGTCAGCCAGGAGATGTGCTTTTGCTTAAGGGAGATTTAGGCGCCGGAAAAACAGAATTTTCGAGGGGTTTTGTGCGCGCACTGATGGGGCATGAGATAGACGTGCCCAGTCCAACCTTCACTCTTGTACAAACTTATGAATCCACAAAAGCATTGATTTGGCATTTTGACCTATATCGTCTAAAACATTCTGAAGAAATATGGGAATTAGGTCTGGAAGAAGCTTTAGGCGGAGGGATTGTGCTCATTGAATGGCCTGAACGACTTCCAAAACTTGAGCTTACCAACACATTAACTTTGTCTATGGATGCTCAAGATCATAGTATTGAGCTTTCGGGTACAGGACATTGGATTAAAACAATCAAAACACTTGAGAACGCTCATGGATAA
- a CDS encoding MFS transporter: protein MTTIYSDTITYHSKVYGRKHRYSIIIGNLLEHFDSSLYGFLAPILGKLFFPNFSPLYQLILTYSVFAVTFIARPLGGVFFSKLTYRYGPLKALSWTLIGVALATGLMGLIPGAEQIGILAPILLVSTRFFQSFCAAGENTIAGYYLIEKCQKHQQVPLTSIYQSSTVLGILAASSLSALIVASPDSQNLWRIPFIIGFLVGLCGLWMRFQLKDDRPLSAFNIALPYGAFLKRIKANYKLIICFIPIYGLSYLTYSFIFVFLNPYLPQISSLSLPSLMNQSSSLLWLDALIMPLVALTIRQLNWQRVMIGCALLFLVSTCALLGFFQGLSLMEVFIWRALMVIGGVGFSAALIPWAASIFPDQDKYLIHSISYAIGSETFGRTTPAICLWIYSLTNHPSSPLLYVAGVIFMTFCCFGYLYRTSENQSVDASQFSLDKL from the coding sequence ATGACAACCATCTATTCTGATACTATTACTTATCATTCAAAGGTCTACGGCCGTAAACATCGCTACAGTATTATTATTGGCAATCTGCTAGAGCATTTTGATTCATCCCTTTATGGCTTTTTAGCGCCTATTTTAGGGAAACTATTTTTCCCCAATTTTTCGCCCCTTTACCAGCTGATCTTAACATACAGTGTTTTTGCAGTTACTTTTATTGCGCGACCTTTAGGCGGTGTATTTTTTAGCAAATTGACCTATCGCTATGGTCCTTTAAAGGCTCTCTCTTGGACACTTATTGGTGTTGCCCTTGCCACAGGCCTTATGGGGCTAATCCCTGGAGCAGAACAAATTGGTATCTTGGCGCCCATTCTTTTAGTAAGCACGCGCTTTTTTCAGAGTTTTTGCGCGGCTGGCGAAAATACCATTGCGGGATATTATCTTATAGAAAAATGCCAAAAGCACCAGCAAGTCCCCTTAACCAGCATTTATCAAAGCTCAACGGTTTTGGGAATCCTAGCAGCTTCGTCGTTGAGTGCTTTAATTGTCGCCTCTCCCGATTCTCAGAATTTATGGCGTATACCCTTTATTATTGGCTTTCTCGTGGGACTTTGCGGTTTGTGGATGCGATTTCAGTTAAAAGACGATCGCCCTCTCTCCGCTTTCAACATTGCCTTACCTTATGGGGCGTTCTTAAAGCGCATTAAAGCTAACTACAAACTGATTATTTGCTTTATCCCCATTTACGGGCTTTCATATTTAACCTATTCATTTATTTTTGTTTTTTTGAATCCCTATCTTCCGCAAATCAGCTCTCTTTCTCTGCCAAGTCTTATGAACCAGTCGAGTAGTCTGCTATGGCTCGACGCCCTTATTATGCCACTGGTTGCGCTCACGATCAGGCAATTGAATTGGCAACGTGTGATGATTGGATGCGCTTTGTTATTCTTAGTAAGCACTTGCGCCCTTCTTGGCTTTTTCCAGGGGCTATCGCTTATGGAAGTCTTTATTTGGCGCGCATTGATGGTTATTGGTGGCGTTGGTTTTTCTGCTGCTTTAATTCCTTGGGCTGCTAGCATTTTTCCTGATCAAGATAAATATCTTATCCACAGTATCAGTTATGCCATCGGATCTGAGACCTTTGGACGTACGACTCCCGCCATTTGTCTTTGGATTTATAGCTTAACGAATCATCCTTCAAGCCCATTGCTCTATGTTGCAGGGGTGATCTTTATGACTTTTTGTTGTTTTGGCTATTTATATCGCACCTCAGAGAATCAATCCGTTGACGCAAGCCAGTTTTCCCTAGACAAGCTTTAG
- a CDS encoding DedA family protein codes for MEEFFKEYQFLGYLIVLLGSFVEGESVVLTASAFSYKGYFSLPLLMVISFLGTLFADQLLFYIGRFYGPNLIERYPTLKEKSKRVFELLHKYNVGFILSFRFIYGIRIASPLIIGASGISIKRFTILNVIAAFIWSVLSCLAGYTIGYFAADFVEEMIMKILHLEKMALGILGAIVVVVFGIIYIKKKFFSSKPKNTN; via the coding sequence ATGGAAGAATTTTTTAAAGAATATCAATTTTTAGGCTATCTCATTGTCCTTTTGGGCTCCTTTGTTGAAGGAGAGTCGGTCGTTCTCACAGCCAGTGCTTTCTCTTATAAGGGCTATTTTTCCCTCCCCCTTCTTATGGTCATTTCCTTTTTAGGGACTTTGTTTGCTGATCAGCTTTTGTTTTACATTGGGCGTTTTTATGGCCCCAATCTTATTGAGCGTTATCCAACGCTGAAAGAAAAATCAAAGCGCGTTTTTGAACTTCTGCATAAATACAATGTGGGATTCATTTTGTCATTTCGCTTTATTTATGGCATTCGCATCGCCAGTCCCTTAATTATCGGTGCCAGCGGTATCAGCATCAAACGCTTTACGATTCTTAATGTGATTGCAGCCTTTATCTGGTCAGTGTTGAGCTGTTTAGCCGGGTATACTATTGGCTATTTTGCCGCTGACTTTGTTGAAGAAATGATTATGAAGATTTTGCACTTAGAAAAAATGGCGCTGGGGATTCTTGGGGCCATTGTCGTCGTCGTTTTTGGCATTATTTATATAAAGAAAAAGTTTTTCTCATCAAAACCAAAAAACACCAATTGA
- a CDS encoding Fic family protein produces the protein MTFGSFKEISGHGESYKCYVPGHLTKNLIDISKFQGLLDQANQALGRIDALSEFIPDITLFIYLYVRKEALLSSQIEGTQSSLADLFMFENNLSPSVAASDVEEVTNYVNAINYGLKRIQELPFSLRLIKEIHKVLMKGVRGQDKNPGEFRISQNWIGGSRPGNALYVPPSPDLVIPLMGDLEKFIHLEDAGLPALIKIAFTHVQFESIHPFLDGNGRIGRLLVTLLLCNWKILKHPVLYISYFLKAERQKYYDLLQKLRMENDWDSWISFFLKGIIESCQDEIFATKRLLKTLQEDTQKISSLRSGAVRDVFDHLKKHPVTNIPTISAHLKITQHTVLSALNKLEEMNIVREITGKQRGKIYTYDKYIHILSEGTEPL, from the coding sequence ATGACATTTGGCAGTTTTAAAGAAATTTCTGGGCATGGAGAAAGCTACAAATGCTATGTGCCAGGCCACTTAACCAAAAATCTCATCGATATCAGTAAGTTTCAAGGACTCCTTGATCAAGCCAATCAAGCGTTAGGTAGAATTGACGCGCTCTCTGAATTCATACCCGATATCACTCTCTTTATCTATTTGTACGTAAGAAAAGAAGCTCTCCTGTCTTCTCAGATTGAAGGAACGCAATCTTCTCTCGCTGACCTCTTTATGTTCGAAAACAATCTCTCTCCTTCTGTAGCAGCATCGGATGTAGAAGAAGTAACCAATTATGTAAATGCCATCAATTATGGTCTAAAAAGGATCCAGGAACTCCCCTTCTCTCTAAGGCTCATTAAAGAAATCCATAAGGTCTTAATGAAAGGTGTGAGAGGGCAAGATAAAAACCCTGGTGAGTTTCGAATCTCTCAGAATTGGATAGGAGGAAGCCGTCCTGGTAATGCATTGTATGTTCCTCCTTCCCCTGATTTGGTTATTCCTCTCATGGGCGATCTTGAAAAATTTATTCATTTGGAAGATGCGGGACTTCCCGCTTTAATTAAAATTGCATTCACTCACGTTCAATTTGAAAGCATCCATCCTTTCCTCGATGGCAACGGAAGAATTGGAAGATTACTTGTGACTTTGTTATTGTGTAACTGGAAAATTCTAAAACATCCCGTTTTATATATCAGTTATTTTCTCAAAGCAGAGAGACAAAAGTATTATGACTTATTACAAAAATTAAGAATGGAGAATGATTGGGACAGTTGGATTTCATTCTTCTTAAAAGGTATTATTGAATCATGCCAAGATGAAATCTTTGCTACAAAACGTCTCTTAAAAACCCTGCAGGAAGACACACAAAAAATATCAAGTTTAAGATCTGGCGCAGTAAGAGACGTGTTTGACCATCTCAAAAAACATCCCGTTACAAATATCCCAACAATAAGTGCTCATTTAAAAATTACGCAACATACTGTCCTGTCGGCATTAAACAAATTGGAAGAGATGAACATTGTGAGGGAAATCACAGGAAAACAAAGAGGCAAGATTTATACTTATGATAAGTATATTCATATTCTTTCCGAGGGGACTGAGCCTTTGTAG
- a CDS encoding type IV toxin-antitoxin system AbiEi family antitoxin domain-containing protein → MSTISGLGKLDREQLSSILREAENVISVEQASEILGVSRHLAGKQLARWCSKGWLSRIKRGVYIPVPLESKVTDVSLEDPWIIAEKLYRPCYVGGWSAGEYWGLTEQIFRTLLIKTTQKPRNLHPVMNGTPFMLITTSPNAMFGLKPVWRGQIKVMVSDPTRTIIDFLVDPKIGGGIRTTTDMLKEYLQSEHKNLSLMIEYATQLANGAVFKRLGFLLEMCVPEETATIEACSKHLTKGKSKLDPQLSADKLITKWRLWIPANWKY, encoded by the coding sequence ATGTCTACCATATCAGGTCTTGGAAAATTAGATAGGGAGCAACTTTCATCAATTTTGAGGGAAGCAGAAAACGTCATTTCAGTTGAACAAGCCTCTGAAATTTTAGGAGTTTCTCGACACCTAGCTGGAAAGCAATTAGCTCGATGGTGCAGCAAAGGATGGTTATCTCGCATTAAACGAGGGGTGTATATCCCTGTTCCCCTAGAATCAAAAGTGACTGATGTATCTTTAGAAGATCCATGGATCATCGCAGAAAAGTTATATAGACCTTGCTATGTTGGAGGTTGGAGTGCAGGAGAATACTGGGGGCTAACAGAGCAAATTTTCCGAACCCTTCTCATTAAAACAACCCAAAAACCGCGCAACCTTCATCCAGTAATGAACGGTACACCCTTTATGCTTATTACAACCTCTCCAAATGCAATGTTTGGGTTGAAACCTGTGTGGAGAGGCCAGATTAAGGTTATGGTATCGGACCCCACGCGAACCATTATAGATTTTTTGGTTGACCCTAAAATTGGGGGGGGAATTCGAACAACAACAGATATGCTGAAGGAATATTTGCAATCTGAGCATAAGAATCTTTCTTTAATGATTGAATATGCTACCCAACTTGCTAATGGAGCTGTTTTCAAGAGGTTGGGATTTTTACTAGAAATGTGTGTTCCTGAAGAAACGGCAACTATTGAAGCTTGTTCAAAACATCTAACTAAAGGAAAAAGCAAGCTGGACCCTCAATTGAGCGCAGATAAGCTCATAACAAAATGGCGTTTGTGGATACCGGCTAACTGGAAATACTAA
- a CDS encoding nucleotidyl transferase AbiEii/AbiGii toxin family protein — MISNKNLMTLAGEFSLDVNVVEKDYVLGWLLAAINNHRFLSNKWIFKGGTCLKKCYFETYRFSEDLDYTLIDESQIDVDFLTMCFNDIAPWLYDVVGIEIPKETIQFKIRDNKRSAEGKVGYIGPMQRRRAPARIKLDLTVNELVVTSPDLRLVHHPYKDNPESGIKSYCYSFPEIFAEKLRALGERARPRDLYDVIHLFRHANQAETGEQVFEVLKKKCEFKSISVPTLTFMENHPKRDELRAEWENMLGHQLPALPNLDDFWQELPNVFNWLEGKGNKLKLDLFPFQKKDMDLTWQPPSMISPWNTTIPLELIRYAAANHLCVEITYKKKDQTIKNYLIEPYELKRTKDRKLLLFAVKLPSNEPRSFLIEGIQSVKATEKHFTPQYFIGLTPFSLGRST; from the coding sequence ATGATCTCTAACAAAAATTTAATGACCTTAGCAGGGGAATTTAGCCTAGATGTGAATGTAGTCGAGAAGGACTACGTACTTGGTTGGTTACTCGCTGCAATTAATAACCATCGTTTCTTATCTAATAAGTGGATCTTCAAAGGAGGAACATGCCTTAAAAAATGCTATTTTGAGACCTATCGTTTTTCTGAAGACTTAGACTACACACTAATTGATGAAAGCCAAATTGACGTTGATTTCTTGACGATGTGCTTTAATGATATTGCACCATGGCTTTATGACGTTGTTGGAATTGAGATTCCCAAAGAAACCATTCAATTCAAAATTAGAGATAATAAAAGGTCTGCTGAAGGAAAGGTTGGCTATATAGGGCCTATGCAGCGTAGACGTGCTCCTGCTCGCATAAAATTAGATTTAACTGTGAATGAACTTGTTGTAACAAGCCCAGACCTACGATTAGTTCACCATCCATACAAAGACAATCCAGAAAGTGGCATTAAAAGTTATTGCTATAGTTTTCCAGAAATTTTTGCCGAGAAGCTAAGAGCATTGGGTGAGCGGGCACGACCAAGAGATTTATATGATGTCATTCATCTTTTTCGCCATGCTAACCAGGCTGAAACTGGCGAACAGGTCTTTGAAGTTCTCAAGAAGAAATGCGAATTCAAATCCATTTCTGTTCCCACCCTAACCTTTATGGAAAACCATCCTAAAAGAGACGAACTCAGAGCAGAATGGGAAAACATGTTAGGCCATCAGCTTCCTGCCTTGCCGAATTTAGATGATTTCTGGCAAGAGTTGCCCAACGTTTTTAATTGGTTGGAAGGTAAAGGCAATAAACTAAAATTGGATTTGTTCCCATTCCAGAAGAAGGATATGGACCTCACTTGGCAACCGCCAAGCATGATTAGCCCCTGGAACACAACAATACCTTTAGAATTAATTCGTTATGCTGCAGCGAATCACTTATGCGTGGAAATAACATACAAAAAGAAAGATCAAACAATTAAAAACTATTTAATTGAACCATACGAATTAAAAAGAACAAAAGATAGAAAACTATTGTTATTTGCAGTTAAGCTTCCTTCAAATGAGCCAAGGTCATTTTTAATTGAAGGCATCCAAAGTGTAAAAGCAACCGAGAAGCACTTTACTCCTCAGTATTTTATTGGATTGACGCCTTTCTCGTTGGGCCGTTCAACCTAA
- a CDS encoding OmpP1/FadL family transporter: MQFVNSLKIRRFSLTKLSLFFIVGLMYTHGAQARNGLFPHFVGTHGMLSGAGTALPLDASNVIANPAHIGRLPTHVALFQGVFNQDQSLDSSSALLGNPIGKQKNRYKTLFVNDAGFNYRINEKWAFGIGMSGGGGFVAFKSATRNPGALNPPNGNFDNEAVNRVILTAPTLAYNPTKGQSYGISLLVGYSDFWMNLGLPNGQQISGQLQSNKVFGVGVRIGGMWDVNKYLTIGSSAATPVFFAKYNKYPEFQDAYEIPATFRFGIAVHFNPQTDFVLDFKGIYWGKVNFLHKNLGWGNQAIILTGIQHKFTDSLTVGIGYNYGKSPIYENKVFFNALSIPLDEHHISGGVRYKVTESVELIGIGYFIPHKKMTDDGTSMPGGVSRGATIESRTIGGTLGLRVNF; this comes from the coding sequence ATGCAGTTCGTTAATTCATTGAAAATCCGACGTTTTTCTTTAACAAAACTTTCTTTATTTTTCATAGTTGGGTTGATGTACACACACGGCGCACAAGCGCGCAATGGTCTTTTCCCTCATTTCGTAGGAACACATGGTATGCTGAGTGGCGCAGGAACGGCGCTTCCTCTTGATGCCTCCAATGTTATTGCAAACCCCGCACATATTGGACGCTTACCAACGCATGTGGCACTATTCCAAGGCGTTTTTAATCAAGATCAATCTCTAGATTCATCATCAGCCCTTCTTGGAAATCCGATTGGAAAGCAAAAAAATCGTTATAAAACGCTCTTTGTTAATGATGCGGGATTTAACTATCGCATTAATGAAAAATGGGCTTTTGGTATCGGAATGTCTGGGGGGGGCGGCTTTGTTGCCTTCAAGTCTGCGACCAGAAATCCTGGTGCACTCAACCCACCGAACGGCAACTTTGACAATGAAGCTGTTAATCGCGTCATATTAACTGCGCCAACACTTGCGTATAACCCAACAAAAGGTCAATCGTATGGGATAAGCTTGCTCGTCGGATATTCAGACTTTTGGATGAACTTAGGCCTCCCCAATGGACAACAGATCAGCGGACAGCTTCAATCCAATAAAGTTTTTGGGGTTGGTGTTCGCATTGGAGGCATGTGGGATGTCAATAAATATCTGACGATCGGATCTTCTGCCGCAACGCCTGTTTTCTTTGCAAAGTATAATAAATATCCCGAGTTTCAAGATGCTTATGAAATCCCTGCAACCTTTCGTTTTGGAATTGCTGTACATTTCAATCCTCAAACAGATTTTGTTTTGGATTTCAAAGGTATTTACTGGGGCAAAGTAAACTTTTTACACAAAAATCTAGGCTGGGGAAACCAAGCGATTATCTTAACGGGTATTCAACATAAATTTACAGACTCTCTAACAGTCGGCATTGGATACAATTATGGAAAATCGCCGATTTATGAGAATAAAGTTTTCTTTAATGCTTTGAGTATTCCCTTAGATGAACATCATATCAGCGGAGGTGTTCGTTATAAAGTTACTGAAAGCGTCGAACTCATTGGTATTGGTTATTTTATTCCCCATAAAAAAATGACTGATGATGGCACATCCATGCCAGGAGGCGTCAGCAGAGGGGCCACTATAGAAAGTAGAACGATCGGTGGAACCTTAGGACTTAGAGTTAATTTTTAA
- a CDS encoding Hsp20/alpha crystallin family protein: protein MLAQAQPKPSNQSDPSWWWQNQASSRAWQNQAPQWWWQNQAPQWWNWQHQAPQQWHGWQNQAPQWWNWNNQAPQQWNSWQNQANPNWWWQNQAPQQWHGWQNQAPQWWNWNNQAPQQWNSWQNQANPSWWWQNQAPQAWWNPAWKEDNVKNFPGYGGGDGPGSNNPWPANGWQSWNFYKGEGAWWASQGFAVKYWDNDTETTIECYIPGINAENCELTTFGNDVRIRLVGQENQGYINLSLPPYADTTRIAATAAKELLKITVPTRAEITSNIKKFKPSKAK from the coding sequence ATGTTAGCTCAAGCTCAACCTAAACCTTCAAATCAAAGCGATCCATCTTGGTGGTGGCAGAATCAGGCATCTTCTCGTGCATGGCAAAACCAAGCCCCACAGTGGTGGTGGCAGAATCAAGCGCCTCAATGGTGGAATTGGCAACATCAAGCCCCCCAACAATGGCATGGCTGGCAGAATCAAGCCCCACAGTGGTGGAACTGGAATAATCAAGCTCCTCAACAATGGAACAGTTGGCAAAACCAAGCAAACCCCAATTGGTGGTGGCAGAACCAAGCCCCCCAACAGTGGCATGGCTGGCAGAATCAAGCCCCACAGTGGTGGAACTGGAATAATCAAGCTCCTCAACAATGGAACAGTTGGCAAAACCAAGCAAACCCCAGTTGGTGGTGGCAGAACCAAGCCCCTCAAGCATGGTGGAATCCAGCATGGAAAGAAGATAATGTAAAAAATTTTCCCGGCTATGGTGGTGGTGATGGACCTGGGTCAAATAATCCTTGGCCAGCTAATGGGTGGCAAAGTTGGAATTTTTACAAAGGAGAAGGGGCCTGGTGGGCTTCTCAAGGGTTCGCTGTTAAGTATTGGGATAATGACACGGAAACAACTATTGAATGCTATATCCCCGGTATTAATGCTGAAAATTGTGAACTAACAACATTTGGAAATGACGTCAGGATTCGTCTTGTTGGTCAAGAAAATCAAGGCTACATCAATCTTTCTCTTCCTCCTTATGCTGATACAACGCGCATAGCCGCAACTGCTGCTAAGGAGCTTTTGAAGATTACTGTTCCGACACGTGCAGAAATCACAAGCAACATTAAAAAATTCAAGCCTAGCAAGGCTAAATAA